Proteins encoded by one window of Scatophagus argus isolate fScaArg1 chromosome 8, fScaArg1.pri, whole genome shotgun sequence:
- the asb14b gene encoding dynein axonemal heavy chain 12 isoform X1: MNTETEDDFYQSEDDLDEDEATQYIIEQSLIQYRKLKGLNPSDLKPSENPDEIFQAIREGDEDALNRIVVQPETLSRVDERGWIPLHEAAVQEKKKILEIIFSASPPGAAQCRTLKGETPLFLAVIHGLRENATFLLQNGCSPDLQNDEQDSPLVAAILNDQYDLATLLLRYNAKVDQTGPLNRTALHESAFLGLENFVYLLLESDANPNACDIKKKTPLALAAQNGHLNVVEVLLQKGAHVWCESESGSVLFDAAASGNPDIISLLLDHGADPNLPLYSGHLPIHRVAYHGHILALELLIPVTKMDAVKESGMSPLHSAAAGGHAHCVDMLLKAGFDPNFMLHPRVRRNYDDERRSALFFAVSNNDLQCTRLLLEAGAMVNQDPINCLQVALRQGNYELINTLLRSGANVNYYSRVNTTHFPSALQYAVKDEVMLRMILNHGYDVKRCFDCPYGDSSHDYAPWTTSVIKDMVFCEVITVSWLKHLSAQVVRIMLDYTDQVSFCTKLKDTLEEQKQWVEICHIQRNARSLKHLCRLRIREHLSCLRLRAPVFISFLPLPSRLKDYLLYKEFDVYSRGSMINPQ; this comes from the exons atgaacacagagacagaagatgaCTTTTATCAGTCAGAGGATGACTTGGATGAAGATGAGGCCACACAATATATCATTGAACAAAGTCTGATTCAATATAGAAAGCTTAAAGGATTGAATCCAAG tGATCTGAAACCCAGTGAAAATCCTGATGAGATTTTCCAAGCAATCAGGGAGG GTGATGAAGATGCACTGAACAGAATTGTAGTGCAACCAGAGACCCTGTCCAGAGTCGATGAAAGAGGATGGATTCCACTGCATGAGGCTGCAgtgcaagagaaaaagaagattCTCGAGATTATCTTCTCAG CATCACCCCCAGGTGCAGCCCAATGTCGGACTCTAAAAGGTGAGACACCACTGTTTCTGGCTGTGATTCATGGACTCAGGGAGAACGCCACGTTCCTGTTACAGAATGGTTGTAGCCCTGACCTCCAGAATGATGAGCAGGATTCTCCTTTAGTGGCAG CCATTCTGAATGACCAGTATGACTTGGCCACTCTGTTGCTTCGCTACAATGCCAAAGTAGACCAAACGGGACCACTAAACAGGACAGCTTTACACGAGTCTGCCTTTCTAGGTCTGGAGAACTTTGTCTATCTGCTCCTAGAATCTGATGCCAACCCGAATGCATGTGacatcaaaaagaaaacccCGCTGGCTCTGGCTGCACAGAATGGACATCTGAATGTGGTGGAAGTCTTGTTACAGAAAG GAGCCCATGTGTGGTGTGAGTCAGAGTCAGGCTCTGTCTTGTTTGATGCAGCAGCATCAGGAAACCCTGACATTATCTCCTTGCTGCTGGACCATGGAGCAGATCCCAACCTACCTCTTTACAGTGGGCACCTGCCAATTCACCGTGTGGCCTACCATGGGCACATACT GGCGCTGGAGCTTCTCATCCCAGTGACTAAAATGGATGCTGTAAAGGAAAGTGGGATGAGTCCTCTCCATTCTGCAGCTGCCGGGGGACATGCCCATTGTGTGGACATGCTGCTCAAAGCTGGATTTGATCCAAACTTCATGCTGCACCCAAGGGTTCGCCGCAACTATGATGATGAACGCAGGTCTGCCCTCTTTTTTGCTGTGTCCAACAATGATCTTCAGTGCACCCGCTTGCTGTTAGAGGCTGGGGCAATGGTGAACCAGGATCCTATTAACTGCTTGCAAGTGGCTCTTAGACAGGGCAACTATGAACTGATCAACACATTGCTGAGGTCTGGGGCAAATGTAAACTACTACTCCCGTGTCAACACCACTCACTTCCCTTCAGCGCTGCAGTACGCCGTGAAAGACGAGGTCATGCTGAGAATGATTCTTAACCATGGATATGATGTTAAGCGTTGCTTTGACTGTCCCTATGGTGACAGTTCCCATGACTACGCTCCTTGGACGACCTCAGTCATAAAAGATATGGTG tTCTGTGAGGTGATAACAGTGTCATGGCTTAAGCACTTATCCGCTCAGGTGGTGCGCATCATGCTCGACTACACCGACCAAGTCTCCTTCTGCACCAAACTGAAGGACACCTTGGAGGAGCAGAAACAGTGGGTGGAGATCTGTCACATTCAAA GAAATGCACGGAGCCTGAAACACCTGTGTCGGTTAAGGATAAGAGAACATTTAAGTTGCCTGCGCTTGAGAGCCCCAGTTTTTATCagcttccttcctcttccttccagACTGAAAGATTACCTCCTCTACAAAGAGTTTGATGTCTACAGCAGAGGCAGTATGATTAACCCACAGTGA
- the asb14b gene encoding ankyrin repeat and SOCS box protein 14 isoform X2 has translation MNTETEDDFYQSEDDLDEDEATQYIIEQSLIQYRKLKGLNPSDLKPSENPDEIFQAIREGDEDALNRIVVQPETLSRVDERGWIPLHEAAVQEKKKILEIIFSASPPGAAQCRTLKGETPLFLAVIHGLRENATFLLQNGCSPDLQNDEQDSPLVAAILNDQYDLATLLLRYNAKVDQTGPLNRTALHESAFLGLENFVYLLLESDANPNACDIKKKTPLALAAQNGHLNVVEVLLQKGAHVWCESESGSVLFDAAASGNPDIISLLLDHGADPNLPLYSGHLPIHRVAYHGHILALELLIPVTKMDAVKESGMSPLHSAAAGGHAHCVDMLLKAGFDPNFMLHPRVRRNYDDERRSALFFAVSNNDLQCTRLLLEAGAMVNQDPINCLQVALRQGNYELINTLLRSGANVNYYSRVNTTHFPSALQYAVKDEVMLRMILNHGYDVKRCFDCPYGDSSHDYAPWTTSVIKDMVVSSVR, from the exons atgaacacagagacagaagatgaCTTTTATCAGTCAGAGGATGACTTGGATGAAGATGAGGCCACACAATATATCATTGAACAAAGTCTGATTCAATATAGAAAGCTTAAAGGATTGAATCCAAG tGATCTGAAACCCAGTGAAAATCCTGATGAGATTTTCCAAGCAATCAGGGAGG GTGATGAAGATGCACTGAACAGAATTGTAGTGCAACCAGAGACCCTGTCCAGAGTCGATGAAAGAGGATGGATTCCACTGCATGAGGCTGCAgtgcaagagaaaaagaagattCTCGAGATTATCTTCTCAG CATCACCCCCAGGTGCAGCCCAATGTCGGACTCTAAAAGGTGAGACACCACTGTTTCTGGCTGTGATTCATGGACTCAGGGAGAACGCCACGTTCCTGTTACAGAATGGTTGTAGCCCTGACCTCCAGAATGATGAGCAGGATTCTCCTTTAGTGGCAG CCATTCTGAATGACCAGTATGACTTGGCCACTCTGTTGCTTCGCTACAATGCCAAAGTAGACCAAACGGGACCACTAAACAGGACAGCTTTACACGAGTCTGCCTTTCTAGGTCTGGAGAACTTTGTCTATCTGCTCCTAGAATCTGATGCCAACCCGAATGCATGTGacatcaaaaagaaaacccCGCTGGCTCTGGCTGCACAGAATGGACATCTGAATGTGGTGGAAGTCTTGTTACAGAAAG GAGCCCATGTGTGGTGTGAGTCAGAGTCAGGCTCTGTCTTGTTTGATGCAGCAGCATCAGGAAACCCTGACATTATCTCCTTGCTGCTGGACCATGGAGCAGATCCCAACCTACCTCTTTACAGTGGGCACCTGCCAATTCACCGTGTGGCCTACCATGGGCACATACT GGCGCTGGAGCTTCTCATCCCAGTGACTAAAATGGATGCTGTAAAGGAAAGTGGGATGAGTCCTCTCCATTCTGCAGCTGCCGGGGGACATGCCCATTGTGTGGACATGCTGCTCAAAGCTGGATTTGATCCAAACTTCATGCTGCACCCAAGGGTTCGCCGCAACTATGATGATGAACGCAGGTCTGCCCTCTTTTTTGCTGTGTCCAACAATGATCTTCAGTGCACCCGCTTGCTGTTAGAGGCTGGGGCAATGGTGAACCAGGATCCTATTAACTGCTTGCAAGTGGCTCTTAGACAGGGCAACTATGAACTGATCAACACATTGCTGAGGTCTGGGGCAAATGTAAACTACTACTCCCGTGTCAACACCACTCACTTCCCTTCAGCGCTGCAGTACGCCGTGAAAGACGAGGTCATGCTGAGAATGATTCTTAACCATGGATATGATGTTAAGCGTTGCTTTGACTGTCCCTATGGTGACAGTTCCCATGACTACGCTCCTTGGACGACCTCAGTCATAAAAGATATGGTGGTGAG tTCTGTGAGGTGA